A part of Oncorhynchus kisutch isolate 150728-3 linkage group LG2, Okis_V2, whole genome shotgun sequence genomic DNA contains:
- the LOC109866252 gene encoding fidgetin-like, whose product MQWTPEHAQWAEQHFDISSTTRSPAHKVEAYRGHLQRTYQYAWANDDISALTASNLLKKYAEKYSGILEGPSERALLCSYSDGTPGLLNGRKSESESWQEGIYPMNCAPDVLSVSKSGMTAALPPTDVSASIGSTPRGASSLTEPSYSSSNCGSHTATSLHSGLSSQEYATGYNGSYLHSSYSGQTASGLPSPLHNAGLLQPPPPPPPPPPTLVPSYNAGSPNLSNYNYPPTGYPPQTAVAPSYSPGGAPPPSAYLPSGIAAPTPLPPSTLPGYTYQSHNHAPIAPTPLNGSSANSLKRKAFYMTGHGDMDSSYSNFNYNQQRSSQSPMYRIPDNSISDSSRGNGFDRNADPSSLAFKHTKQPISSDQQRKCCSQSGRALTPPSYGSTKSSVGGLRSGESFGKFGTPIMNEHSEEHRQLLSHSIAGSDIGSATSSSHTAEEQLKNSDANLVELVTTEILQPGPPVDWNDIAGLELAKAAIKEEILWPILRPDMFSGLATLPRSLLLFGPQGTGRTLLGRCMASQLGAAFLRLSGSALVTKWLGEGEKIVQASFLVARCRQPSVVFISEVDMLLSAQLSEESPVNRIKSELLMQLDSVLTSAEDHVLVVCSSSKPEEIQESLRRYFTKRLLIPLPDSTARHQIISQLLSQHNYCLSDKELSLLVQRTEGFSGLDVARLCHEAVVGPIHGIPASDLSAIHPSQMRPVSYQDFDNVFSKFQSNISQKELDTYTEWNKMFGCSQ is encoded by the coding sequence ATGCAGTGGACCCCAGAGCATGCACAGTGGGCCGAGCAGCACTTTGATATCTCCTCCACCACACGCTCTCCTGCACACAAAGTGGAGGCCTACCGGGGCCACCTGCAGCGCACCTATCAGTACGCCTGGGCCAACGACGACATCTCTGCACTCACCGCCTCCAACCTGCTGAAGAAATACGCAGAGAAGTACTCTGGGATTTTAGAGGGTCCGAGTGAGCGAGCGCTGCTCTGCTCCTATTCCGATGGCACTCCTGGACTCCTGAATGGACGTAAGTCAGAGAGTGAGTCCTGGCAGGAGGGGATTTACCCAATGAACTGCGCTCCAGATGTTTTATCTGTGAGCAAATCTGGAATGACAGCTGCCCTTCCCCCAACAGACGTGTCTGCCAGCATAGGTAGCACCCCAAGGGGGGCCAGCAGCCTGACCGAGCCCAGCTATTCCAGCAGTAACTGTGGGAGTCACACAGCCACCAGTCTACACTCTGGTCTGTCCTCTCAGGAATACGCTACGGGCTACAATGGCTCCTACCTGCACTCTAGTTACAGCGGGCAGACCGCCTCAGGCCTCCCCTCTCCATTGCACAATGCTGGTCTCCTACAACCCccgcccccacccccaccacctccccctACTCTAGTGCCCAGCTACAACGCGGGGTCTCCCAACCTCTCCAACTACAATTATCCTCCGACAGGCTATCCCCCACAGACAGCTGTTGCCCCTAGCTATAGCCCTGGGGGAGCCCCACCTCCCTCTGCCTATCTGCCATCAGGCATCGCAGCTCCCACACCCCTACCCCCCTCTACACTCCCTGGCTATACCTACCAGTCCCATAACCATGCACCAATTGCACCAACACCTTTGAATGGCAGCTCAGCCAACTCATTGAAAAGAAAAGCTTTCTACATGACGGGGCATGGAGATATGGACTCCAGCTATAGTAATTTCAACTACAACCAACAGCGCTCCTCACAAAGCCCTATGTACAGAATACCAGACAACAGCATCTCAGACTCAAGCAGAGGGAATGGATTTGACAGGAATGCTGATCCGTCATCTTTAGCATTTAAGCACACGAAGCAGCCAATATCCTCAGATCAgcaaagaaaatgttgcagtCAGTCTGGCCGAGCATTAACCCCTCCCTCCTATGGATCAACCAAAAGCTCTGTGGGAGGCCTGAGATCGGGCGAGTCCTTTGGAAAGTTTGGAACCCCCATAATGAATGAGCACAGTGAAGAGCATAGACAGCTCCTCTCCCATTCCATAGCAGGGTCGGACATTGGCAGCGCTACCTCATCCAGCCACACTGCAGAGGAGCAGCTGAAGAACAGTGATGCCAACCTCGTGGAGTTGGTCACCACAGAGATCCTTCAGCCCGGTCCCCCAGTAGACTGGAATGACATTGCAGGTCTGGAGCTGGCCAAAGCAGCCATCAAAGAAGAGATTCTGTGGCCCATTTTGAGGCCAGACATGTTCAGTGGACTTGCCACATTACCTCGGAGCCTCCTTCTCTTCGGACCTCAGGGAACAGGCAGAACACTGCTGGGCCGCTGCATGGCCAGCCAGCTGGGGGCTGCCTTCCTGCGGCTCAGTGGCTCAGCCCTGGTGACCaagtggctgggagagggagagaagattgTCCAGGCCTCCTTCCTGGTAGCCAGGTGTCGCCAGCCCTCAGTGGTGTTCATCAGTGAGGTGGACATGCTGCTTTCGGCCCAGCTCAGCGAGGAGAGCCCAGTGAATAGGATCAAGAGCGAGCTCCTCATGCAGCTGGACAGTGTCCTGACCTCAGCCGAGGACCACGTCCTGGTGGTCTGCTCCTCCAGCAAGCCTGAGGAGATCCAAGAGTCCCTGAGGAGGTACTTCACCAAACGGCTTCTCATCCCCCTACCTGACAGCACAGCTCGACACCAGATAATCAGCCAACTGCTCTCACAGCACAACTATTGCCTCAGTGACAAAGAGTTGTCACTGCTGGTCCAGCGGACGGAGGGCTTTTCGGGACTGGACGTGGCCCGGCTGTGCCATGAGGCAGTAGTAGGACCGATACATGGCATCCCAGCTTCTGACCTCTCAGCCATCCATCCCAGCCAGATGAGACCAGTCTCTTACCAAGACTTTGACAATGTATTTAGCAAATTCCAGTCCAACATATCACAAAAAGAACTGGACACATACACCGAATGGAATAAAATGTTTGGTTGCAGTCAATGA